GCCTAATTTCTGTGGAGCCCCAATGAACGGGACACTCGATCTGTCCCACAGCAACCTCACCGAGGACGAGCTGACGTTAAAACTGGATCCGGATCTCTGCCAAGCTCAGCTGGACGGGATCGTGGAGCTCGACATCAGCCACAGCGACCTGGAAATGGATCTGCTGTCGCTGTTTGTCCTGTTTTTGCCAATGAAAAACGTGCAGTCCATCGACGCCAGTTACAACAAATTAACAATTAACGTTCTGGATGTTGAAGCGATCTGTAAGTTCCCCTTCAGCAAGCTTTCCTTCTTAAACATTAGCAACAATCCCATCAACAGCTTGGATACGCTGTGTCTCCCTTCAACCATCAAGGTAATCGATTTGTCCTTCACCAACATAAGTCAAATACCCCAAAACTTTGCTAAAAAAATGACTAACTTAGAACACATGTATGCTCAAGGGAACCACTTCATCTATACCGTACGTCCAGAAGTCACTGATGGAGTTTCAAAATACCCCCCTGGAACTGTACACATTAATGCCATCTCCTTTGTCAGGAACCAGGCTGGCACGCCCATCGAAAGCCTTCCCAAGGGAGTGAAACACCTGAAGATGTCCAACTGCTCCATTGTGGAACTGCCGGAGTGGTTTGCTGACACAATGGAACAATTATTATTTCTGGATCTCAGCAGCAACCGCATTTCGGTGCTTCCCGACTTACccacctccctgcagcacctCGACGTCAGCAACAGCGATATCAAAATCATACCCCCGAGTTTCAAATCTGTCTCCAACTTGACAATATTTAACattcaaaacaataaaatcacGGATATGCATCCTGAGTATTTCCCGTTGACTTTAACACAATGTGATATTAGTAAAAATAAGTTGAACGTGTTGTCATTAACTGACGCCCTGGAGAAACTCAAACATCTTAATGTTTCTGGAAACCTCATCACCAGACTGGAGCCTGCCAGCCACCTTCCTGCCCTCGCTAACCTGGACAGCAGTCACAACCTCATTTCAGAACTCCCTGATCACTTCGGGAAAGCTCTTCCGAcgctgaaatattttaatttatcagGGAATAAGATCTCCTTTCTCCAGCGTGGCTCTCTCCCGGCTTCTCTGGTCGAGTTAGACATCAGCGACAACGCCATTACCACCATAGTGGAGGACACTTTTGGCCAGTTAACGAGTTTGAGCATTTTGACTGTTCaaggtaaacattttttttgtaactgtgaCTTGTACTGGTTCGTGAATGTGTACATCCACCACCCCCATCTGCAGATAAACGGCAAAGGAAACCTCAGGTGCAGCTTCCCACCAGAGAGAAGGGGCTCGCTGGTGGAGAGGAGCAACCTCACGCTTCTGTACTGCTCCCTGGGCATCCAGATGGCTATTACAGCCTGCGCTGCCATCCTGGTCGTGTTGGTGCTAACGGGCTTGTGCTGGCGGTTCGACGGGCTGTGGTACGTGCGAATGGGCTGGTACTGGTGCATGGCGAAGAGGAAGCAGTACGAGAAGAGGCCAGAGAACAAGCCCTTTGATGCCTTCATCTCATACAGCGAACAAGACGCAGACTGGACGAAAGAACATCTGCTGCAAAGACTGGAAACTGATGGATTCAAGATATGTTACCACGAGAGGGATTTCAAACCGGGGCACCCCGTACTCGGGAACATTTTTTACTGCATAGAGAACAGCCATAAAGTCCTTTTTGTCCTCTCTCCCAGCTTCGTGAACAGCTGCTGGTGTCAGTACGAGCTGTATTTTGCTGAACACCGGGTCCTGAACGAGAATCAGGATTCCCTCATCATGATTGTGCTGGAAGACCTCCCGCACAACAGCGTGCCGCAGAAGTTCAGCAAACTCAGgaaactgctgaaaagaaaaacctactTAAAGtggagccctgaggaacacaaacagaaaatgttctggCGTCAGCTAGCAGCTGTCCTGAAAACAACCAACGAACCCGTTGTGAGAGCAGAGAATGGATCCGCTCAGGAGATGTACGAGATGGAGTGAGACACGAGAACACGTAAAGGTTGTGCCTGGGAAATCTGTGGTCAAATAAAAGTGTTTCTGTGTTTACCTTCTGCAAAGGCTGCCGTGTTGCAGCGCGGGTTTGTCTCGGATCAGTCCCCAGAGAGGCTACCAACGGGTCTGTAGCGGGCGTTGTTCCATCCGATAAAATAATCCAGTATCCAAAGGGCTGAACCTGAGCGCTGATAAACAGCCTTTTCTTCCCGGGTGCTTGATTTTCTTCAGCTATTCCCAGCATTTCTTGAAGTGCTGTGGGTGCCGCCTGCAAGGAAGAACAGCTCGAGTCACACTGCACGTCCTAACTGCCTGTTGGAGATCATTGCAGTGAAAAGCGGTGTCATTCAAGGGTATGGTTGTAGTTCAGATTCCCAGTTCTAGTACAGGTTAAGATGGGAACACATCCTGTGTACACACAACACAAACCATGAGAGTACACAGGTAACAGCTTCCTTCTGTGGTTTAGCAAGAAAAGGTTAAAGATTTACTTAATGTGGCCACCTGAGAGCTGCAACTGGAAATCCACGCTGCCACATCACTGGTGGAAGAGATCGgactttaaaatcttttataaTTACAGATGAACATATACAACCAGACAATAAAATAGAGACAGCTTAGTGTGTCAGTCTCTACTGTTTAATAATTGGTGTGAGCTTTATTTAAATGCTGCTGTAATAAACCtctgaaaaataagcaagaaaatTCTGTATAATATTATTTAGATTTAGGAAAGTTTCACTTGACACAATCAGACCCATTTCAAATTCAGTGCTACCTCTACATAGCCCTTGTCATCACCTAGTGCCACTTAATGATTTTATTTagtgtatttgaaaaaataaaaaaacataaagagGTATCAGCAAATACAGCAACTCTTCTGCAATGGATTCTGAAAagatccagctggagcaggacgTGGTTTTCACCCTCCTCGTGCTGCttcctaggaaaaaaacccacattgcAGCACGTAGCATGTCTGACTCTTGGAACCAAGGTTCAGGGACAGCTTTTGTAATgaatgaaagcatttttctaATGCTAAATATAACCCCATTTTAAATAGGAATTGACAACGACCCGTTGTCAGCATTTATTAGCACATAATAAATCACATTTCTAAGTCAATTTGCCAGTACTGATTAAACTTAGAGGTCCTGTACTTGGTACGAAGTGCAGTGCTCGAAGCTGACAACAACCAAAGAGCTGTTGAAAATAGAGGGCAAACCTAGAAAATGTCCATAGGATTCCACCTTAATCCCTGCAAGACTGTTCTATTATTTTAAGATATTACACCACCTGCCTTCTCTCTGTTTCCATCATGAACATCTCACGTCTGCTCTCTGCTTCGCTACTGCAGAGCAGAAGGTGAAAAGGTAACAGTACAGGTAAGCACAACCCTCGCAGTTCAGAAgttgctttactttttattcCTCGTGCTGCAGGTGGAAGATTTTATGGGGGATAATTTTCACAGCTTTCCTAACAAGTGACAAATTATATACCTAAACCACACGTACCATAAACCACCACAAAATTATTAGGCACTGATCCTTCTGGACCATGGTCTGTCCAATTTTTGCATCTTGCCCTCCCCACCTTGTTGAAGCCTCACTGCTAAGGCAGGCTGGGTCTGTGACTTAGGGAAAAAATTTGTACCACCTTACAGAAATCTCTCGAATGTCTGGTCTAAAAAAGTTCTGAGGTGGTGCCCAACTGCTGAACACTCTTCAGCAACTTTCTAAGGTTGTGTAGATATTGCTTAAAATCATTTGGCGTGAGCAGCTTTTGGGTTTTATATATAAAGGATAAAAAATACAATACTGCAGGCCACCAGTTGACCCTCTTACCCATCTCCTCTCTTCACATACATTTCCCATCTCCTTTGTCCAGCACTCTGTTGCTTCCACTCTCAATtagatgctgcttttttcccctcgcAGTCATGCTCTACCGCTTCTGTGCTCAGCAGGTTCTGATACAACACAGGGgctaaagggaaaaagaaaagttacacTCCAGAAGAGTCTAAACCAACTATTTTATCATATGATAACTGATTACTTCAGTTGATGATTCACTTCAAAGAAATTGTACCTACGTATTTTCAAAATCCAAGCTCTACTACATCCACAAACCTCCCCCAAAACAGTTATTTAGTACAATTGACAACTTCAGTCAGATTTTGTTTCTACTGCAGATCAAAAGGCATTGCCCTTTCCTATCTGACACTATAAACTTATTAACACATTGGTTGTACTAAGAACACAACTGGCAACCAGGAGTTAACACAAGGGCAATATTACAAAGTGCTTTGAAGGGACTTCAGTTCTTTTGTCTCAATAATACACCCCATAAAGGCAATAAAACCTCCTTCTGTGCTAAAGCTGTTCCCTTCTTGCTTTACTCCCACATGAACACTCAATGCAAATTACTGTTATTGAATAAGGTGCAAGGGATTTAATCTTccattaaagaagaaagaaccACGTTATTCGTTTATAGAGAAAAACATctgggcagagagaaaagacttatggaaataatttcaatttcaCATTTGTATTAGAAAGTTGTTCACATCCATTTTATTGCAAGAAAGCAGTCTGGAATTATTCAAAACTCATTAAAATTCAGAgtgttaaacaaaaaaaacagtgttcatTATGTAATAGTCTTCCAggaaaatcttgaaaataatttagttaACAAAGAGCCTAAACCCACAACAACTCACGCACGGCAATGATGtgaatgttttttgtttctaaaataacaAATCACCTTTCCATCACTGTAATTTTGCTAAAGATGTGGCATTTTCCTATAATGAGGCACCAAAAGTCTGTGGCACGATTATTTGGAGATACTAAGGCTCTGATGAAGCCCACAGAAGTTGAAAGGTGATTGATGTGAAAAGATTTGGCCACTTAAAGCAGGAACTGTCAGGAATTTAAATGCCTCTGAACCATTCTGTTTGATAAGGAATTCCCACAACATGTGACACAACACAAATGGTTGggtttacaaagaaaaatatttaacttctgtTATTTGCTTGCTGTGTAGACCAACAGATAAAGTCTGTAAGTAGGTTATTAATCTTTAAATCAAACTGATGTTAGACTTCTTAAGAAAAGCTCAAAGACTTGTAGTCGTGTTGTTACGTGGTCATTCTGTTTTTACAAATGTTAACAGCTGTCAGTTCTACCTGTCAGGAATATCACAGCTGAATGCCCCCAATTCCTGCTTTTATACAAAATCATTGACAAAAAAAGCAACCAGCAATAACAGTTTACCCACGAGAGAATTCCAGAGGTGACTGCGTTACTGATAGTGTATCAGCACTGTAATATTGCAATATTCATCTTTACCCTCAAGTAAAACCTGTAATTAGGTATTGCACAGTTAATTCTATCAAATGTAAAACACTTCTCCCAATATATTATTTTGGGGTACATAACGCCACCGATCCTTAAAATAAACGTACAGTGGAAACTAACATTATAGACTTCAGAGGTTTGTTACAGTGCCACAACACTCCAGAAGTCCTTCCCCAGTGGCAGTATAATGTTGTTTGTAAAATGCCTTGTCCTGCTTTAGGAAGCTGACACTGAAATCCTAAAATTCAGTTGGAGTCTGTGGAAATTTCACCAAATGGAACCAGGATTTCACCCTGCGAATAGCAAGGACCTTCGTGATTACTGACACTTGCTTCAACAAAATACCACTGATTGTTTCAACCTTCAAGAGTTTAAACTTAAGCATTGTAATACCAATCATCCTCCCAATTCTTCCTTCTTAAAAACATGGCAAGTATGCAATTTAACAGGTAATACTTCTCGTGCAGCCTCGGATCGTTCTCCGAGATATTCTGTAATGAATCACATAGTTATAGCACGGACTTTTTTTACTTGTCCAGCAGTAAAATTTAGTAACAAAAACACCCTCATGTAACAATTCCAAACACAAATCTAAAATACTGCCCTGTTTGAAAGTATCACAAAGTAATACCCCAGCATTCACTTGAACCGCAAACAGCTGGATATTAACATTAGTGGCATTTTCCTTAATTGGCAGCAGTGCTGTATCACTGAGTTCAGAGTCATTAACGAAAGCAAAGAAGGGGACCCCCTGGATCAGCTAGACCAGACCCCTGCCCCAAGGTTACACCGAGGGCACCGGTATCTGCTTGGTGGAAGCACTGTCACAGTCCCGCCCCAGGTCGCTGGTGGTGTGATAATGCATGGCAACGTAGGATTTGGCAAACCCGAAAGCCGAGTTCACCGGCTGCAAGCTGTTTGGGGTGCTCCCTTCCTGGGAAGGGCTGCTGTTATAGATACTGTAATAGGGCTCAATCCGGGTGTTCATGGGCGTTGAGCTGCTCTGTGCATAGTGCTGAGGCCCGACGGAAGCCTTCGGACTCAGCACGCTTTCCCTGGAGTGACTAGGGCCACACGCTTGGTCCACAAACTTTTTCTGAGGTTTCGGAGACAACACATATGCTGAATTGGTCtcgtggtgggatgacttgtTCCTGTTGACTTCCAGGCTGCCTTTACCCATGGCCCGAAGCCTTGTCTTCTGCttgcagcagaaaaagacaAGGGCTACGTACTGCAGGCACCAGAGAACTCGTCTCCGAAGTCCAGCGCTGTTGCGGGAATATATAAAAGGATTTAATccagatttgaaaaaaatgagagtaaATCCACACAGCTCGAACTGGTAGAGAACAAAGCCACCACTGCTGGACAGCATGTCCTGCACCAAAGAGATGCCCAGGGGCAGGCAGCAAACCAAGACGGAGAGCACAATGACCACGCATGTCACCACCGCCCTGGAGTCTTTGGCCGTGGACAGGTTGACCGCTGACACGAGCTGGAGCCGGCCAGCGGCGGTGGCCAGCGGCTGGCCGAGGTGCTTGGCATAGCCGTGCGTCTGGACGTGCTGCGGCTTGCTGTAGCTCTGGTTCCTGTACAAGGCAGGCACGGCGCTCTGCACAccctccccggccccggcggccggTGGCCCCACGAAGGGCTGCGGTCTGGAGGCGTCCACGGCCACCATGGGTGGGCACTTCCTCACCTGGGCGTTCCTCCGTAGGGCCTGGGCGATCATGACGTAGGAGACGGACACCACAGCCACGCAGCAGATAAAGTCGGTGACGTAGAGGTAGAGGATGACCTTCCCCTCGCCGCTGGTGAAGCTGGACATGGGCAGGCAGAGGCGGGAGCCGCGGGTTTTCAGGGTGGCCAGGGTGGCCAGGGTGAAGCTGGTGGCCCACAGGAgcagggtgaggaggaaggtgCAGGGGAAGGAGGCGGCGCGGTGCGGCTGCTTGCCCAGCACCATGCGCAGCCGGTGCAGGGCGATGACCGCCACCGTCTTGAGCGACATGATGATGAAGCCGGAGCTGGTGAGGTGGAAGGTGAAGCAGAAGGCGCCGGGGATGCTTCGGGCCGAGTCGAAGAAGAGGACGAAGGCGAACATGGGGGCGGCCACCCCGCAGATGAAGAGGTCGCAGAAGGAGAGGTTGAGGATCATGAAGTCGAAGTTGGTCCTGAATTTCCTGAGGGCCGGGTCGAAGAAGGACAGGAGAACGATGAGGTTGCCGTAGGAGCCCAGGCAGAAGACCAGCGCCAGCAGGGAGGCGCAGGCCGCCAGCGTGGCGGCGTGGCCGCCCTCCCGCagctcgccgccgccgcccgcgctgCCGTTCCCGCCCAGCCGCAGCAGCGCGGCGCCGGGGGGCTCCTCCTcgcccgccgccggcagccGCCCCGACGCGTTCatcgccgcccgccgcggctGCGGCCCAGGCGGGGacccgcggcggggccgccccgcgccACGCAacggccgcgccgccgccgccgctccctcagggctgcccccgccgcggcgccgcccgccccgccatGGCGCccgcccgggcccggcccctTCCCGGCGCGGACGCCGGAGCCCCGGCAGGCGCCTCCCGCCCCGCTACCGCGGCGCTGGCAGCTGAAGCGAGGGCCGAGGTGCGGCTGCGGGGCgagggcccggccccgcgcacAGCCCCGCTCCTGCGGGGCCAGACCTACCCCCTGCTCCCCGCGCAGCCCTCCGCGCCCATCGCACCCGGGTGAGGCAGGAGCTGCGGGGGGGAAAGGTGTGTGCTAGGGCTGAGCCCCTCCTGCGCTTCCCAACCCGCCCCGGGGGCTGCATCGGCGCTGCCGGCTCGGCGAGCAGCGGTTGCACAAGCCCTGACTTCAGCTGCACACACTCGCACCCTGTGTGCAGAACAGTCTCTGGTTTTAATCCGTTTGTTCCTACAAGTCTCTCCCTGTTAACTTCCATCAGCTGCCACACTGTCCAACACCCCCTCCAGCCTCACACTGATGCACTATCAggagctcttcctcctccctggggcacccacagcaccagccccaaCCCAGGGAGCTGGCTGCATGGCCAGGGACGCGACCAGAGCTCAATCCTCAAGCTTCCATGAAGCAAAGAAGTCAACTAGTTAAGATAATGCAGCTGGAGGTTTTACTACAAGTCGTGTCACAGCCATGCTCTTACTAGATACCGAGTCAAGAGCTGGGCACTCAAGGCTTTGAGGTCCCTCCATGTTGACTTACCACCACCAAAACACCTGTCCCAACCCAAAACCTGTTATCACCAAAATTTAAGGCAGTTTTACACACTGAGTCTTCCCCTGCTTGCACTTTCGCGTTGCTTTCCCGTGCAAACTCAGCAGGGTAGGGATGccctttttgtttgcttgtctgCGCCCAGAAGCACAGGAGCTAAGGCAAAGGATCTTCTGTATTcccataaggaaaaaaaacccaaatcagtGTTATTTCTTTATCTGTTCACTGTCAACTACTACTATCACAAATACAGAAGTTGCCGTTTAAAGTGATGGGAAGTGTCGGCTGTCTGAGCACTTAAAGGGATCGTTCTGAAACACTTACATGGGCTTGAGGATGAGGGAACACTCAGTGCATCTTCGCCAAGCCAGCACAGGCTGTCACAGGCAGACACTCAACGTCAGGCACTGGAAATGCAGTTGGAAGAGATGAAAATCCAGCCAGACAAGGCACAAAAGTGCTATGAAAATACAGCAGACCCAGTACTTCTGACTTACACATGGGCACTTGTCTTACACTGTACATttctatatattatatatatacacattaatcTGTATAGCATGTTAATAAtccacccctgtccccagcaaTCACGCAGAAGCATGGTGGTGCTTTGTAGAAGCATCCAGCCAGCGACAAGAGTGCTAGGTTGGCATCTGTCAGCTTGTCAGTGCCAAttgcctgtttatttttcaacatGTTTCTTTCTAAAACTAAGAGCAATTTTTTTAGTAAACCTGTGACTCACAACAGCAGCTTGACCTACGAGCCTTGCATGCTAAACACCCTTCCAGCTGACAATCAGTCCAGATTTTTGGGGTCTGcggcagggaaacgccagcaGCCATCAGACTGCGACAGCATCTTGCAACCTGGGCACCTAGATCAGGTGTGTTTGGCCTtagttttgttcttaaattaGCTGCATACAGGAGGGAGAAGggccaaaaaccaaaacatgatGTCCATGGTTTCCTGGGGCTTCAGGCTATGTTCTCTCTCAGCTTGGCtatcacttttattttcactcttactaatatttctgttcttcagtgaTGTTAATTTGAATTCTGTGGGTGAATCCTGGCCCTATGAGTTGTTTTTTCACTGACAAGCTGGGATCTCCCTCCttgaattttcttatttataaacAGCAGAGCACGCTGAACTGCGTGATTAAACAAGACTGACAAAATATCAACCTAATGGCAAGAGTGAATTACTTCAAAGTGATTAATGCTGAGGAAACAGTTCTCTTCACGTGAAGCCGATGTGCACACAATATCCACGTCCTTTCAGAGCAGTTAATGTGCTGCACTTCAGTTGTAAGCAAGACACTGCATAAAAACTGACCTTAGTTTCACATACTGTCTAATTCCCAAGTTCCCATTAGACTATGACAATTTCTGTGGTGTCGCTTACCAAAAACATAAGAGTAGGAACATATTTTGCAAAACAAGAGTCCTTTAAAATGTTGGGAAGTTCTATGTAATTCCAGGTGTTACTTGGCCAAATGCTCAAACCTGGATGACCACAGTTAGACTTAATTTCCCATAGTTACTAGAAAGATGCTGGAATAATAAAAGGGGGAAATTAacccagaaaaacagagagaacagTATCagttaaaagcttttctttcttaacaGAATCCTTTCTGGGTGAACTCACCTAGGCTTCCACCAAGATTTATCTCTAATCTCACTAGATTTGTTGCTAACACACATTTATCGGgtttattgctgtttttcctAAATGTCCTAATCAGAAATGATAACTTGCACAAAATACCTGCAGCAGTGAGGGTGCTACGGGCCCAAGCAGGGCAAGCAGGCTGGACTTCCACAAGTCTTTTGTGGAAAAAGCCATTTAATCTAGGATCATGGCCAGCAAGGCTCCCTCTCCTTTTCACCCTTTGAAAAAGTCTGCCTTGTTAGTATGCAGCTAATTCCTCTAAGCACTGCACTCTAATCCATCAGAAATCAAAGATAATTTTGCTAATAAACTTTGTAGGCAACAGTTGAAGCTTTTATCTGTGCTGAGGGAGAACTCTTGATTCAAGACTGCTTTACTAAGTCACTCTCCTTGCCAGGGAGAGAAtactaaccttttttttttcctctcagctcATGGAATTTCCCTTCTAAATATCTCTTAATACCTCTGAGAAGCACCTGTTgaccaagagagaaaaaaaaccctcagtgcACACCAACAACAATTTGCTTGTAATTTGTGTGCATTGCCTTAAACACCTTAACAATCCTCTACATCTTCCACacagtttaattttcttctgtaatcaACCTCCAATTCCTTGCAGTAGAGTGTGAAGTTACTGCTGCCCCGGGTACCTCGTTGGATTAACCACCACAAAACCCCTTCCCTGGAGCAGGGTTACCTCTAGCCTGCAGACAACCTGATCAGGTTCAGGTGAAATTCCCTCCTTATTGGGAATCCAGTTCTCCAGAGCCTGTGCAGCAACGTGACTGTGTACAGCGAGTATTTTGTGATGGGGAAATCCACAGAAGTTGCCTTCCAGCTACTGCACAACACCAGTgagaatgtaaaataaattatctggTAATTCACATTCGAGTTAAAGTTAAAATCTTGCAAGGACAACAGCCAGCAAAAGTTTCTACTGgtaagttttttttcccttttacatcTCACCAGATGATTGTTTTCCAcagcacaggagaaaaggaagctggaGTCTCTGCTGCAGGATTCCAGGAAGTCTGAAGCTGTGGAAGAAAGCGCGAGACTGAACAGAGCGTGGGATGCTGGGGATGCCCAACTGTGAAAAACTGACAGGAGACATCATCTGTGTGTACCAAGCCCAGGACTCCAGCAGCCTGGTGAAGAAGTAAAAAGGATGAGAGAGCAGATACCTGGACATAAAAGGAATACAGACATAATATACCATATCAGAAATAATgaacttttcctttcattttttaaaaaaaacccatatagAGATGAGCTCAACTTGTTAATAATACAATCCACCAATGTTGAGTCTGTGGTGCCACCCAAAAGCCCAAGTTTAAGTCTTATTTACCTAATTGataattttcttacatttttatcaAGCGTTATGTCTCTGCTGTGATTGCAGCAGGTTTTCACACGCACAAACACACCCACTTGATTATGGAAATACTGGAGATCACATCGTTCTTAATACTCTAGCAAGATAGTTATTAAAGTAAGTCAGTGcaacttgaggaaaaaaaacccaaaacaaacccaacaaatgAATTCAGTCTTAAATCATCGCCATTCTCTGGTGCTTCAAACAGAAGAGGTCACTGAGATGATTTGTGCAGGCTGACACGTGGTCACTAAGGCTACCAGACCATCTCCAAGAtattttccccatctcccttACTGTTCAAGGGgaaaaattctctcttctcATGGTAGACATGTCTCCCTCTCCAGATGGAAGGACTGCAGTTGTTTCATCTCTAAGGCTTTAGGGAAGAGACAGCACAAGACATCAAAGTGATGGAAGGCGCAGAACTCATTACGTGTGTATTGCTTGGGGAGAAGTCagggaataaaagcagcaaCGGAGTTGGGGTATTTGATGAAGAGCTCAAAATTGCTCCTACATTCTCAGAACAGGAGATTAACAATCTTTCACCCACAAAAAGTCAATTAGTACGAGTGTGTTCACACTACCACAGGTATATTTCATCCTATAGAACTGTACTTTGAATAGGTACTCTATTTTCTGGGCCATCTGTTTGGATCAAGTAATTTATTGCTAATTTATAAACAGCTCTTGTGAATTAGTACCAACCTACTTATTTGCCATCATAGCTCTGACTGCAGAATGATTCTCTACAGAGCACTGGATCCTCAACACCGCAACCAATTCCAGCTACACTTTAACTACAGATACATAAGAAAAGAAACTCCCAACGACagtaaaaagcagcagagctggatcCTACAGTTAGCTGCCCCTACAGCGCATATAGTATCTGCTCCATCACTTAATCAGCCAACACATACTTCAAAGATGATCCTCTGCAGCAAAGACTTTCCATCACTTTTGAAGTCTTCATTCTATGAGCAAAACCCCCTCCACTTCAAACTACTTTCTCCAATTTTAAGTGTACTTCTCAGAAGTTTGTAAGATTTTTAGCAAGCCTCACCAGGTACAAAGTATTTTTACGTCAATATAAAAGCGAGTTTCCCAAGCATTAGAACTAGATCTGTAATTAATCCTTAATGCTGCCTTAACTCACTGCCAAATCCCACGATAAACACATGCCTcatacaaaaaaacctcaaaagcaCAGTACACAACCTGAAGTTATAGTCTCAAAACAATAAACTTCcacttcagaaacacaaaaaaatgcagatgttaCAAACAGTCCATTTATTGGGTCTTAAACTACGTAcacaactgaaataataattttggcACTACGCTATACAGTGGTTACATCCGTGTGCTGACACTCATTAAACACTGCACCAGGAACACCGCTGTGCTTTGAAGTTTGGAATGAGTCACACACTCAGCAGGTAGATCGCTCGAAATGCATCAGTGCTCCTGTAGGCTCGCATGAGAAGTTGAAACACACACCAGTTTATGAAGTATTTCCATGTACCTCACATCCTAGGAACTTATCACACCAGAACAGGTGATGTCAGCATTTAGAGATGGCCACAACTGTTGCATTAAAATCTGAAGGAGACATAGTAATAATGAGAtacaagaaaaccaaaacaaaacctctgcCTTTCAGACATGAAGAGatattctgttaaagaaaataatttaaaaaactaatAATGGCATTTGATTTGATACAAAAGCCAGAACTACCGTATTAACATCTAAGTATGAATCTTTACAAATTAATCTCACAATGGTGTTATGTAAAAGGT
This region of Nyctibius grandis isolate bNycGra1 chromosome 1, bNycGra1.pri, whole genome shotgun sequence genomic DNA includes:
- the LOC137662183 gene encoding toll-like receptor 2, yielding MRILIGSLHFYFISFLASRANGFPPLRAPTANAFASYNYSYLNLSSVLEAQAPKTARALNFSHNAIEKITKRDLEGFDALEVLDLSYNQIKDVEPGVFESLLSLVAVNLSFNDKKLLVSGLPPHLKPTSKASGSLQLYKYFDRSPEPSASTEELPRSGGLTLQDGTVRLRRSTEDLLRRGEKNVTASPTATSRPNFCGAPMNGTLDLSHSNLTEDELTLKLDPDLCQAQLDGIVELDISHSDLEMDLLSLFVLFLPMKNVQSIDASYNKLTINVLDVEAICKFPFSKLSFLNISNNPINSLDTLCLPSTIKVIDLSFTNISQIPQNFAKKMTNLEHMYAQGNHFIYTVRPEVTDGVSKYPPGTVHINAISFVRNQAGTPIESLPKGVKHLKMSNCSIVELPEWFADTMEQLLFLDLSSNRISVLPDLPTSLQHLDVSNSDIKIIPPSFKSVSNLTIFNIQNNKITDMHPEYFPLTLTQCDISKNKLNVLSLTDALEKLKHLNVSGNLITRLEPASHLPALANLDSSHNLISELPDHFGKALPTLKYFNLSGNKISFLQRGSLPASLVELDISDNAITTIVEDTFGQLTSLSILTVQGKHFFCNCDLYWFVNVYIHHPHLQINGKGNLRCSFPPERRGSLVERSNLTLLYCSLGIQMAITACAAILVVLVLTGLCWRFDGLWYVRMGWYWCMAKRKQYEKRPENKPFDAFISYSEQDADWTKEHLLQRLETDGFKICYHERDFKPGHPVLGNIFYCIENSHKVLFVLSPSFVNSCWCQYELYFAEHRVLNENQDSLIMIVLEDLPHNSVPQKFSKLRKLLKRKTYLKWSPEEHKQKMFWRQLAAVLKTTNEPVVRAENGSAQEMYEME
- the GPR75 gene encoding probable G-protein coupled receptor 75, coding for MNASGRLPAAGEEEPPGAALLRLGGNGSAGGGGELREGGHAATLAACASLLALVFCLGSYGNLIVLLSFFDPALRKFRTNFDFMILNLSFCDLFICGVAAPMFAFVLFFDSARSIPGAFCFTFHLTSSGFIIMSLKTVAVIALHRLRMVLGKQPHRAASFPCTFLLTLLLWATSFTLATLATLKTRGSRLCLPMSSFTSGEGKVILYLYVTDFICCVAVVSVSYVMIAQALRRNAQVRKCPPMVAVDASRPQPFVGPPAAGAGEGVQSAVPALYRNQSYSKPQHVQTHGYAKHLGQPLATAAGRLQLVSAVNLSTAKDSRAVVTCVVIVLSVLVCCLPLGISLVQDMLSSSGGFVLYQFELCGFTLIFFKSGLNPFIYSRNSAGLRRRVLWCLQYVALVFFCCKQKTRLRAMGKGSLEVNRNKSSHHETNSAYVLSPKPQKKFVDQACGPSHSRESVLSPKASVGPQHYAQSSSTPMNTRIEPYYSIYNSSPSQEGSTPNSLQPVNSAFGFAKSYVAMHYHTTSDLGRDCDSASTKQIPVPSV